A portion of the Candidatus Cloacimonadota bacterium genome contains these proteins:
- a CDS encoding helix-turn-helix domain-containing protein, which produces MSFKVVVPRPDRLRHIPPGFGWVDHRFVRLGCITGLSRDAQALYLFLITVANESGLSWYSDEKLCARSGLSAAGLDLARAELAARLLIAYARPIYQVLELPCVRDSLNQGRVSEPPPAQHPAQHPAQPVSDAQYRRFEQPLSIAEIMGHMAGGGRT; this is translated from the coding sequence ATGAGCTTCAAAGTCGTAGTTCCGCGTCCCGACCGCCTCAGGCACATTCCGCCGGGCTTTGGCTGGGTGGATCACCGCTTCGTAAGGCTGGGCTGCATCACTGGCCTCAGCCGCGATGCCCAGGCGCTGTATCTTTTTCTGATAACGGTGGCCAACGAGTCGGGCCTGTCCTGGTATTCGGACGAGAAGCTCTGCGCGCGCAGCGGGCTTTCCGCCGCGGGGCTGGATCTGGCTCGCGCCGAGCTTGCCGCCCGCCTGCTGATTGCCTATGCACGTCCGATTTACCAGGTGCTTGAGCTGCCCTGTGTGCGCGACAGTTTGAACCAGGGCCGCGTTTCAGAACCCCCTCCTGCGCAACATCCTGCGCAACATCCTGCGCAGCCTGTCTCCGATGCCCAATACAGGCGCTTTGAACAACCCCTGAGCATCGCGGAGATTATGGGCCACATGGCCGGAGGGGGGCGGACATGA